A segment of the Prochlorococcus sp. RS04 genome:
ATTATTTCTGAATCAAATTTATTGTTATCACCTATCATTATTGGGTTTATTGTCATAGCTCTACTGATTTGCTCTAACTCAGCATTTTCGGAACTACTAAGAAGTGAATATAACCTCGACATTTCTAATAGTTTTAAATAAAGAGTGGGCGCACCACAATCATCACGTTCTGCGTTTATTTCAGATAAAGGGATTTGAAGCAATTCAGAAACAATTCTGAAGATTTCTATTTGAAGAGGATGATCCCCTTTTAAGTAACTATCTAATGGCCAATTCATTTTTTTGCATGTAGCTAAAAAAGCAGCATGTTTCCCCGAACAATTATGTTCTAATGGACTTGTCTTTGATTTTGGACACTTAAGATTATTAATATCAATGTCGTATTCCCATAAAATTTTGAATGCTTCCCTTGAATGAAGTTTTGATCCACTATGTGACCCGCATGCTAAAGCAATTGATTTTGATTCATTATTGAATTTTGATGAGGCTCCACTACTTACGAAAGGTATTGCTTGAAAAGGTTTTAGTGCGGACCTTATGAAACTTTTATATTCTGGATTTCCTGCGCACATTAGAACCCTCCCTTTTTTATCAGTAATAACAGCATGAATCTTGTGGATCGACTCAATATTTGATCCTCTTATTAAGGTTGCTTGTAAGGGGGGATTGTTAGAAGTGTAGAGGTTTTTGAAATTAGAACTCATTTAGAAATTGTTGTATTGAAAAATCAAAATACCAGACAAAGCTAAGACTGAAATAATAGAAAAAATTTGAATTAAATTTTTTAAAATTGGTTTTACCTCGATTGTGGCTATAAGTGATTCTTTTTCTTTTAAAACTAATGGCTTTTTCCATACTTGACCGTCATACCAACCGGACTCCTCGTACTCTACTTTTTCAGATATTAATCTATTAAATATATGATTCCAACCTAGATATAATCTTATTGAAATTAAAAGAGGTATTGATAAGCTGCCAAAAAAACTTAATAGAATATATTTTAGAATGGACGTTTTGAAATATACACTACCTGAAGAAATAACAAGAAATAGAACAAAAGCAACTACCCAGAACTTTATTAATATAAGAATTAGTGACTTTTTTGTTTTTGGCCAAGAAAAAATTTTAGATTTTGATAATTCTATGAATTCATTTGTGGGTTGCTGCTCTCTAGGGACAGGACATTTAGATTGATTCATAAAATAAAATTATGGAAATAAAAGATTATCTCCATTACTCCAGAATGATTCGAGGTCATAGTATTTTCTTATTTCTGGTTGAAAAATATTTACTATCAAATCACCATAATCGAGTAAAGCCCATTTCGCTTCGTTTATCCCTTCTTTTCGTATAGGTTCAATTTTAGCCTTTTCTCTAAGCTCTCCCTCTACAGAGTTAGTTATAGATCTAACCTGTACATCAGATAATCCTTCTGCAATTAAAATCCATTCACTTATAAATGATACTTTGTCAATTTTTATAAGTTTTATATCTCTTGCTTTTTTTTCATCACACGCTTTGGCTGCTATTAAAACCAAACTTTTATTGTCCATAAACATTTTCACTTGAAACTGATTTCTCTGAGCCTTCTTGCTGAGATAATTCTGATCTTGCTTTTTCTGCACTTTTTCTTAAGGCATCTAACCTATCTTCAAAGAAACTTCTTTTTTTCTTTTTTCGTGTCTTCTCTATTAGCTCCTTTAATGCTCCTCCAAGGCTTTTATAAGCATTTGGAACGCTGTATCCAAATCTACAAGCAAGATCTATAGCTCTTTCATCTGCATAAATAGCATCTTGAAGCTTTTTTTCAGAATTATTTTTTAAATATAATCTATATCCTGCAAAACTTGATAAACCAAGAGCAAGTAATAAAAGTAACCCATCTTGCACCCACAACTCTCCTATTGCCCCTCCAAGTCCTATTGCAAGAGCGGCCATTTCCCATCCATCTCTTGGAATCGTGTCATTTTGGATTTTTCCAACCTCGTGCCAAAATAATAAATTTCTATGGTCAATAGCAAAGTTATCCCATTCATCTAAATCTATTTGAATTTCTACTTCGTCACGACCGATTTCCTCAAGTGTGATTAAAGGTGGATCTATAGCTGCAGCAGCTTCAACAAATACCCAACTTTCATTCTCTGGAGGCAACAAACTTTTAAGTCGCTGAAGTTCGCTCATAAAAAATTAATTTCTTTCAATACTATAGAAACAAATGTTGCTTTTCAAGTAACTTGATTAACATCTGATGATTTATAAGTAGCATGAGATAAATGTTCGTTTAAATTATGCCTCAAAGAGGTGATCTTAAAAAAATTCTTATTCTAGGTTCGGGACCAATTGTTATAGGTCAAGCATGCGAATTTGATTACTCTGGTACTCAAGCTTGCAAAGCATTAAGAAATGCTGGTTATGAAATTGTCTTGATAAATTCAAATCCAGCATCAATAATGACAGATCCTGATATTGCAAGCAAAACATATATTGAACCATTGACTCCTGAAATAGTTTCTCAGATCATTCTAAGAGAAAAACCTGATGCGATTCTTCCTACTATGGGAGGTCAAACCGCTTTGAATCTTGTGGTTAAATTATCAGAGTCAGATTTTTTAAAACAAAACAATATTGAATTAATTGGAGCTGATTTAATAGCTATTAATAAAGCTGAAGATAGGAAATTATTTAAAGAATCGATGGAGAAAATAAATGTAAATGTTTGTCCATCTGGTATTGCATCTAACCTAGATGAAGCTATTGAGGTATCAAAAAAAATTAGTTCCTATCCTCTTATAATCAGGCCTGCGTTTACTTTAGGCGGTGTAGGTGGTGGAATTGCTTTTAACCTTGAAGAACTTGTCGAGTTGTGCAAATCAGGTTTAGAGGAAAGTCCAAGCAATCAAATATTAATTGAAAAATCACTCATTGGATGGAAGGAGTATGAACTAGAGGTAATGAGAGATACTGCTGACAATGTCGTAATAGTTTGCAGTATTGAAAATTTAGACCCAATGGGTATCCACACTGGAGATTCGATTACTGTAGCTCCTGCACAGACTTTAACAGATAAGGAGTATCAGAGGTTGCGGGATTTGTCATTGAAGATTATTAGAGAGGTGGGAGTTGAAACAGGAGGCAGTAATATTCAATTTGCAGTAAATCCATCTGATGGAGAAGTAATTGTTATAGAAATGAATCCTCGTGTAAGTAGATCCTCTGCTTTGGCAAGTAAAGCAACTGGATTCCCCATAGCTAAGATTGCAGCTTTATTATCTGTTGGCTATACACTTGATGAGATTATTAATGACATTACAAAAAAAACACCTGCATGTTTTGAGCCATCAATAGATTATGTAGTTACTAAGATCCCAAGATTTGCTTTTGAAAAGTTTAAAGGCTCATCAAATACTTTAAGCACTGCCATGAAATCTGTTGGTGAGTCAATGGCAATAGGACGTTCCTTTGAAGAATCATTTCAGAAAGCATTAAGGTCATTAGAAGTAGGTGTTTTTGGATGGGAATGTGATTCACAAGATGAATTCAAAGATGAGAGTCAAATTAAAAATAGTTTAAGAAAACCAACATCTGAAAGAATTCTCCTAATTAAAAAAGCTATGCAGCTTGGGAAAACTAATAACTATATTCAAGAAGTTACAAATATAGATTTATGGTTTATCGAAAAATTACGTAATATCTTTAATTTTGAAAATGATTTCTTGAAAGATAAGGAACTTTATACCCTAGATAGGGATTTGATGTTACATGCTAAACAATTAGGCTTTTCAGATCAACAGATAGCAAAGTTAACTAATTCTGAGTTTTTTGAAGTAAGAAGATATAGAAAAAAACTTAATATAATTCCAATTTATAAAACTGTTGATACTTGTTCAGCAGAATTCTCTTCCTCAACTCCCTATCATTATTCAACTTACGAAGAATCTTTCATTAATTCTAATTCCCAAATTTTTGATAGCGAGATTTCAGAAAATAGTAAATCAAAAAAAATTATGATTT
Coding sequences within it:
- a CDS encoding asparaginase, with translation MSSNFKNLYTSNNPPLQATLIRGSNIESIHKIHAVITDKKGRVLMCAGNPEYKSFIRSALKPFQAIPFVSSGASSKFNNESKSIALACGSHSGSKLHSREAFKILWEYDIDINNLKCPKSKTSPLEHNCSGKHAAFLATCKKMNWPLDSYLKGDHPLQIEIFRIVSELLQIPLSEINAERDDCGAPTLYLKLLEMSRLYSLLSSSENAELEQISRAMTINPIMIGDNNKFDSEIIKASHGNVIGKGGAEGIQCLCKVNEGIGLALKVEDGSKRAKHAVSLHLLKQLEWISDLRIQDIEEKVFNFSEGVRLEVKGKVKFQES
- a CDS encoding CGLD27 family protein; this translates as MNQSKCPVPREQQPTNEFIELSKSKIFSWPKTKKSLILILIKFWVVAFVLFLVISSGSVYFKTSILKYILLSFFGSLSIPLLISIRLYLGWNHIFNRLISEKVEYEESGWYDGQVWKKPLVLKEKESLIATIEVKPILKNLIQIFSIISVLALSGILIFQYNNF
- the rsfS gene encoding ribosome silencing factor — translated: MDNKSLVLIAAKACDEKKARDIKLIKIDKVSFISEWILIAEGLSDVQVRSITNSVEGELREKAKIEPIRKEGINEAKWALLDYGDLIVNIFQPEIRKYYDLESFWSNGDNLLFP
- a CDS encoding DUF3318 domain-containing protein — translated: MSELQRLKSLLPPENESWVFVEAAAAIDPPLITLEEIGRDEVEIQIDLDEWDNFAIDHRNLLFWHEVGKIQNDTIPRDGWEMAALAIGLGGAIGELWVQDGLLLLLALGLSSFAGYRLYLKNNSEKKLQDAIYADERAIDLACRFGYSVPNAYKSLGGALKELIEKTRKKKKRSFFEDRLDALRKSAEKARSELSQQEGSEKSVSSENVYGQ
- the carB gene encoding carbamoyl-phosphate synthase large subunit; this encodes MPQRGDLKKILILGSGPIVIGQACEFDYSGTQACKALRNAGYEIVLINSNPASIMTDPDIASKTYIEPLTPEIVSQIILREKPDAILPTMGGQTALNLVVKLSESDFLKQNNIELIGADLIAINKAEDRKLFKESMEKINVNVCPSGIASNLDEAIEVSKKISSYPLIIRPAFTLGGVGGGIAFNLEELVELCKSGLEESPSNQILIEKSLIGWKEYELEVMRDTADNVVIVCSIENLDPMGIHTGDSITVAPAQTLTDKEYQRLRDLSLKIIREVGVETGGSNIQFAVNPSDGEVIVIEMNPRVSRSSALASKATGFPIAKIAALLSVGYTLDEIINDITKKTPACFEPSIDYVVTKIPRFAFEKFKGSSNTLSTAMKSVGESMAIGRSFEESFQKALRSLEVGVFGWECDSQDEFKDESQIKNSLRKPTSERILLIKKAMQLGKTNNYIQEVTNIDLWFIEKLRNIFNFENDFLKDKELYTLDRDLMLHAKQLGFSDQQIAKLTNSEFFEVRRYRKKLNIIPIYKTVDTCSAEFSSSTPYHYSTYEESFINSNSQIFDSEISENSKSKKIMILGGGPNRIGQGIEFDYCCCHASYQSSTNGYKTIMVNSNPETVSTDYDTSDILYFEPVTLEDVLNIIEAENPYGLIVQFGGQTPLKLSLPLYEWLKSNDGIRTGSKILGTSPISIDLAEDREEFTKILEELCIRQPLNGIARNHNEAEIVAKNIGFPLVVRPSYVLGGRAMEIVKDENELSRYISEAVKVSPDHPILLDQYLNNAIEIDVDALCDSEGSVVIAGLMEHVEPAGIHSGDSACCLPSISLSKSTIENVRNWTKLIAQRLNVVGLINLQFAVINTNNKENQLFILEANPRASRTVPFVSKAIGKPVAKLATQLMQGFTLEDLNFTEEFSPKYQAVKEAVLPFKRFPGSDTLLGPEMRSTGEVMGLAKDFGIAYAKSELAAGNGVPSEGVAFLSTNDLDKKNLEEVARELLNLGFKLIATKGTSSYLINLGIQVEEVLKVHEGRPNIEDLIRSGLVQLIINTPIGSQALHDDAYLRRAALEYNIPTFTTIPGAKAAIKAIKALQCNKINTYSLQEIHNY